The following coding sequences lie in one Longimicrobium sp. genomic window:
- a CDS encoding DUF1569 domain-containing protein has protein sequence MKNLYEPAAAAEIKARLQTLRPDSQRQWGTMKVAQAVAHCANAMEGAVGDSRPKRMFIGRIIGPLIKRLAIRNDEPIRRNSPTAPDLVIADERELERERERLSRLIDRFVAAGPAGCTTYPHAFFGRMTPQEWAVLSYKHLDHHLRQFGA, from the coding sequence ATGAAGAATCTCTACGAACCGGCCGCCGCAGCCGAAATCAAGGCGCGGCTGCAGACCCTGCGGCCCGACAGCCAGCGTCAGTGGGGCACGATGAAGGTGGCGCAGGCGGTCGCACACTGCGCCAACGCCATGGAGGGAGCGGTGGGGGACAGCCGACCCAAGCGGATGTTCATCGGGCGGATCATCGGCCCGCTCATCAAGCGGCTGGCGATCCGCAACGACGAGCCGATCCGCCGCAACTCGCCGACCGCGCCGGACCTGGTGATCGCTGACGAGCGGGAACTGGAGCGCGAACGCGAGCGCCTGTCGCGGTTGATCGACCGGTTCGTGGCCGCGGGCCCGGCGGGCTGCACCACGTACCCGCACGCCTTCTTCGGGCGGATGACACCGCAGGAGTGGGCGGTGCTGTCGTACAAGCACCTGGACCACCACCTGCGGCAGTTCGGGGCGTAG
- a CDS encoding alpha-ketoglutarate-dependent dioxygenase AlkB, with translation MKNTSQPAPPEGFRYQADVLPPDAEQGLVVHIRELPLKEFEFHGYVGKRRVVSYGWHYDFGERRLHKVDEIPDFLLPLRDRAAAFADVAPEELSHALVTEYGAGAAIGWHRDKGVFGDVIGVSLLSSCAFRLRRKAGPKWERYSLTAEPRSAYLLRGPSRTEWEQSIPAVDALRYSVTFRTLLANR, from the coding sequence ATGAAGAACACCAGTCAACCGGCGCCACCCGAAGGATTCCGCTACCAGGCGGATGTCCTGCCGCCCGACGCGGAGCAGGGTCTCGTCGTGCACATCCGCGAGCTGCCGCTGAAGGAGTTCGAGTTCCACGGCTACGTGGGCAAGCGCCGGGTGGTCTCGTACGGCTGGCACTACGACTTCGGCGAGCGCAGGCTGCACAAGGTCGACGAGATTCCCGACTTCCTCCTTCCGCTGCGCGACCGCGCCGCCGCGTTCGCGGACGTGGCGCCGGAGGAGCTCTCTCACGCGCTCGTCACCGAGTATGGCGCAGGCGCCGCGATCGGCTGGCACCGCGACAAGGGCGTCTTCGGAGACGTGATCGGCGTTTCGCTGCTTTCCTCGTGCGCATTCCGACTCCGGCGGAAGGCGGGGCCGAAGTGGGAGCGATATTCGCTGACGGCAGAGCCCCGGTCCGCGTACCTGCTGCGCGGCCCTTCGCGGACGGAGTGGGAGCAAAGCATTCCCGCCGTGGATGCTCTCCGCTACTCCGTCACCTTCCGAACGCTGCTGGCGAACCGCTGA